The following coding sequences are from one Acidimicrobiales bacterium window:
- a CDS encoding SAM-dependent methyltransferase: MTDRHLDLAADRLAAEAACRLQEAGDRRRRGVFFTPPDVAAALADQVVERGTVLDPACGGGAFLLAAARRLLAVGTSDRRSIVRGHLFGADVDPASVAATRRILGAWADIDSDEVAGVVVADPLRDGASAWPDRPVDGFDAVVGNPPFLGQLRASTSRTGGERLLLRERFGGLVAAYTDAAWLFLALGMDVLAPGGRMVLIQPQSLLSARDAGPVRDLMVTSGRLVGLWLDRSGVFAGHAEVCAPVVERRVDGTLPHGQVRLLVDRSAELVGEVPPPAPGGPWGSLVGGLLGIPEVGSMDGQQASAGRIGDRAGVTAGFRQHYYALVGAVHERSGPGDRRPPLVTTSSVDPLHSRWSTTTCRFDGRRWALPVVDLAAVSVVDPVVGAWLEARHRPKLLVATQTTVVEVVADPAGDMVPLTPLVVVEPEPEELWHLAAALSAPAVSAMAARLSVGAARSAGRIKLSARQVADLPVPTDRTAWDEGAGLAMALHEAGRTATQEAWLEFGKTMGRAYGTPDGDLLEWWWARHPARSRV; the protein is encoded by the coding sequence GTGACCGACCGGCACCTGGACCTGGCTGCTGACCGGCTTGCCGCCGAGGCGGCCTGCCGGCTCCAGGAAGCAGGGGACCGTCGACGACGCGGTGTCTTCTTCACACCGCCGGACGTCGCCGCTGCCCTCGCCGACCAGGTGGTGGAGAGGGGAACGGTTCTGGATCCGGCCTGTGGCGGCGGGGCGTTCCTGCTGGCCGCGGCCCGTCGCCTGCTGGCCGTAGGCACTTCGGACCGTCGGTCCATCGTGAGGGGACACCTGTTCGGTGCCGACGTGGATCCGGCCTCGGTGGCGGCCACCCGCCGGATCCTCGGTGCCTGGGCCGACATCGATTCCGACGAGGTGGCCGGTGTGGTGGTCGCAGATCCGCTGCGTGACGGCGCCTCGGCGTGGCCGGACCGCCCGGTCGACGGGTTCGACGCCGTGGTCGGAAACCCACCGTTCCTGGGCCAGCTGCGGGCATCCACCTCGAGGACGGGCGGCGAACGGCTGCTGCTGAGGGAGCGCTTCGGTGGCCTCGTGGCGGCCTACACGGACGCGGCCTGGCTGTTCCTGGCCCTGGGCATGGACGTCCTGGCCCCGGGCGGTCGGATGGTCCTCATCCAGCCCCAGTCGCTGCTGTCGGCCCGGGATGCCGGTCCCGTCCGTGACCTGATGGTGACGTCGGGTCGACTCGTGGGCCTGTGGCTGGACCGCTCCGGAGTCTTCGCCGGCCATGCAGAGGTCTGTGCCCCGGTCGTCGAACGCAGGGTCGACGGCACGTTGCCACACGGACAGGTACGCCTCCTCGTCGACCGGTCGGCCGAGCTTGTCGGAGAGGTGCCTCCACCGGCACCCGGAGGGCCGTGGGGCTCCCTTGTGGGTGGCCTGCTGGGCATTCCCGAGGTGGGGTCGATGGATGGCCAGCAGGCATCCGCTGGGCGGATCGGCGACCGGGCGGGCGTCACCGCCGGCTTCCGGCAGCACTACTACGCCCTGGTAGGAGCGGTGCACGAACGGTCGGGACCCGGGGACCGTCGGCCACCGCTGGTCACCACATCGTCGGTCGATCCGCTGCACTCCCGGTGGTCGACCACCACGTGCCGGTTCGACGGACGCCGATGGGCGCTTCCGGTGGTCGACCTGGCAGCGGTGTCGGTGGTCGATCCGGTCGTGGGTGCCTGGCTGGAGGCCCGCCACCGGCCGAAGCTCCTGGTCGCCACCCAGACGACCGTCGTCGAGGTGGTCGCGGACCCGGCCGGGGACATGGTCCCGCTGACCCCGCTGGTCGTCGTCGAGCCGGAGCCCGAAGAACTGTGGCACCTGGCTGCGGCACTCAGTGCCCCGGCGGTGTCCGCCATGGCCGCCCGACTGTCCGTCGGCGCGGCGCGGTCCGCCGGACGCATAAAGCTGTCGGCACGCCAGGTGGCTGACCTGCCGGTTCCCACCGACCGGACGGCATGGGACGAGGGCGCAGGCCTCGCCATGGCACTCCACGAGGCCGGCCGGACCGCCACGCAGGAGGCCTGGCTCGAGTTCGGGAAGACCATGGGTCGTGCCTACGGAACCCCGGACGGGGACCTCCTGGAATGGTGGTGGGCCCGCCACCCCGCCCGGTCGAGGGTCTGA
- a CDS encoding homoserine O-acetyltransferase produces the protein MTHEQTSDDGHPVDQPVHPRAYAADLPVTGAWRPGDPVGDRRFAPVGGGRPFVLEGGGVLSDVSMAFETWGELSPAADNAILICHALTGDSHAHGEAGDAHATPGWWNGVIGPGCGIDTDRYFVVCVNSLGGCQGSTGPSSVDPETGAPYGSTFPTVTTRDIVRCQAAVADHLGVDSWLAVVGGSMGGMQVLEWGVMFPDRVRVIAPITTTLAATAQQVAWSAVGRTALVLDPRFRGGDYYDAKPGDGPFAGLAIARSVAQITYRSAEVFDGRFARDLVDPRSVFGHWDRFQVESYLDYHGEKLVRRFDANTYLILNRTMDLHDLARDRGSMESAIRRLAHLPALTLSISSDVLYPTAQQAAIRDAIRAAGGRCDHHVIQSPDGHDGFLLAARQVGSHLAGFLREVGV, from the coding sequence ATGACGCACGAACAGACGAGCGACGACGGGCATCCCGTCGATCAGCCCGTTCATCCGCGCGCCTATGCGGCCGACCTGCCGGTAACCGGGGCCTGGCGCCCTGGCGACCCGGTAGGCGACCGGCGCTTCGCCCCGGTCGGTGGCGGCCGCCCCTTCGTGCTGGAGGGCGGTGGCGTGCTCTCCGACGTGTCGATGGCCTTCGAGACCTGGGGTGAGCTCTCCCCGGCGGCCGACAACGCAATCCTCATCTGCCATGCCCTCACCGGCGACAGCCACGCCCACGGCGAAGCCGGCGACGCCCATGCGACCCCCGGTTGGTGGAACGGCGTCATCGGTCCGGGGTGTGGCATAGACACCGACCGGTACTTCGTGGTGTGCGTGAACTCGCTGGGGGGCTGCCAGGGTTCCACCGGCCCCTCGTCGGTGGATCCGGAGACCGGTGCCCCCTACGGCTCGACGTTTCCGACGGTCACAACGCGCGACATCGTCCGCTGTCAGGCTGCGGTGGCCGACCACCTAGGCGTCGACTCCTGGCTGGCCGTCGTCGGCGGCTCGATGGGCGGAATGCAGGTCCTGGAGTGGGGAGTGATGTTCCCGGACCGGGTGCGTGTCATCGCCCCGATCACCACGACGCTGGCGGCCACTGCCCAGCAGGTGGCGTGGAGCGCGGTGGGCCGGACGGCCCTGGTACTCGACCCGCGCTTCCGGGGCGGTGACTACTACGACGCCAAGCCGGGCGACGGCCCGTTCGCCGGCCTGGCGATTGCCCGGTCGGTGGCCCAGATCACCTACCGCAGCGCCGAGGTGTTCGACGGGCGCTTCGCGCGTGACCTGGTGGACCCGCGGTCGGTGTTCGGGCACTGGGACCGGTTCCAGGTGGAGTCCTACCTCGACTACCACGGCGAGAAGCTGGTCCGCCGGTTCGACGCCAACACCTACCTGATCCTGAACCGGACCATGGACCTGCACGACCTGGCCCGCGACCGCGGATCCATGGAGTCCGCGATCCGTCGCCTGGCCCACCTGCCTGCGCTGACCCTGAGCATCAGCTCCGACGTGCTCTATCCGACGGCCCAGCAGGCGGCGATACGGGATGCCATCCGTGCGGCCGGCGGCCGCTGCGACCACCATGTGATCCAGAGCCCGGACGGGCACGATGGCTTCCTGCTGGCTGCCCGGCAGGTCGGATCGCACCTGGCCGGCTTCCTGAGAGAGGTAGGTGTCTGA
- a CDS encoding PLP-dependent aspartate aminotransferase family protein yields MVEPRDRAEDEGGPEVRPETAAVLAGRTVDERSLAPVLYPTSTFGFDTVEEGRRQATAIAPDRFYSRYGNPTINAFEATIAELEGAEAARAFASGMGAVSAVVLGICSTGDHIVAQRQLYAGTQLFLQTACPRFGIDVTFVDGTQPGAFAEAVVPGKTMLVLAETPANPRLDIVDLDALGAIANALTVVDSTFATPLGQTPLAHGVDLVLHSATKGIAGHNDATIGVVAGSDDLMAWLWGFAVLHGANASPYDAYNAHRGVRTLDVRLRHQAESARLLAEYLEAHDGVSDVRYPGLPSHPQHELAGRQMRTMGGLLTFDLAGGIDAGRRFVEATSIARQATSLGGPETLLCHSATTTHVGLTPDELEASGIGEGTVRVSCGLENADDLVADFGRGLDAAG; encoded by the coding sequence ATGGTCGAGCCACGGGACCGTGCGGAGGACGAGGGCGGGCCCGAGGTCCGCCCGGAGACGGCGGCCGTCCTGGCCGGCCGGACCGTCGACGAGCGGTCGTTGGCGCCGGTGCTCTATCCGACGTCGACCTTCGGGTTCGACACCGTGGAGGAGGGGAGGCGCCAGGCGACGGCGATCGCACCCGACCGCTTCTACAGCCGGTACGGCAACCCCACGATCAACGCCTTCGAGGCCACCATCGCCGAGTTGGAGGGCGCCGAGGCGGCCCGGGCCTTCGCCTCGGGCATGGGGGCTGTCAGCGCCGTGGTGCTCGGCATCTGCTCGACCGGGGACCACATCGTGGCCCAACGCCAGCTGTACGCCGGGACGCAGTTGTTCCTGCAGACGGCCTGTCCGCGGTTCGGGATCGACGTGACCTTCGTGGACGGCACCCAGCCCGGTGCATTCGCCGAGGCGGTGGTGCCGGGAAAGACGATGCTGGTGCTGGCCGAGACGCCGGCCAACCCGCGCCTCGACATCGTGGACCTGGACGCCCTGGGCGCCATCGCCAATGCCCTGACCGTGGTCGACTCCACCTTCGCCACCCCGCTGGGCCAGACCCCGCTGGCCCACGGCGTGGACCTGGTGCTCCACTCGGCGACGAAGGGGATCGCAGGCCACAACGACGCCACGATCGGCGTGGTGGCCGGCTCCGACGACCTCATGGCCTGGCTCTGGGGCTTCGCCGTGCTGCACGGTGCCAACGCCTCGCCGTACGACGCCTACAACGCGCACCGTGGGGTGCGCACCCTGGACGTGCGCCTGCGCCACCAGGCCGAGTCGGCCCGGCTACTCGCCGAGTACCTGGAGGCCCACGACGGCGTGTCCGACGTGCGGTACCCGGGGTTGCCGTCCCATCCCCAGCACGAGTTGGCGGGTAGGCAGATGCGGACCATGGGAGGCCTCCTGACCTTCGACCTGGCCGGTGGGATCGATGCCGGGCGACGGTTCGTGGAGGCGACGTCGATCGCCCGCCAGGCCACCTCCCTGGGAGGGCCGGAGACGCTGCTCTGCCATTCGGCCACCACCACCCATGTGGGCCTCACCCCCGACGAGCTGGAGGCCTCCGGAATCGGCGAAGGGACGGTCCGGGTGTCGTGCGGCCTCGAGAACGCCGACGACCTGGTTGCCGACTTCGGTCGGGGGCTGGATGCAGCGGGCTGA
- a CDS encoding AMP-binding protein codes for MAVLTREAAATRGDELALADDDDTLTWAQLDIRVNRLVHALRDAGLGSGDTISVVSGNRNEWFEVALACSHAGVVFVPVSWHLVASEMAYIIEDSGSRAVLVGHRFADVVAEALADPRSSAVELAVAIGAPGDTRFADFEAFLGSGSDAEPKDQAFGGPMFYTSGTTGHPKGVRSSLSSPEPGTPPEVWQLVASGFTDLMTLPGTAVLCGPFYHSAQWAFSFLPLVGGSAVVMQHRYDSAGVLDLIDTHGGTSIHLVPTQMKRLLELDEERRAAFDGSSLEIVLHGAAPCPPVVKRGLIDWWGPKIVEYYGSTEGSIITMIDSPEWLERGGSVGRPMPNMEILVVDDDGEPRAAGEEGTLYFRNSMGTDFEYHNAPEKTAEAHLGPGVFTTGDVGYLDDDGYLWLSDRKIDMIISGGVNVYPAEIEGVIGGHPDVVDVAVIGIPNEEFGEEVKALVVAAGSADNDDLATRLIVLCRESLAGIKVPRSIEFRESLPRTGTGKLQKRLLREPFWSGYDRRI; via the coding sequence ATGGCGGTACTGACAAGGGAAGCGGCGGCCACACGCGGCGACGAGCTCGCACTCGCCGACGACGACGACACACTGACATGGGCTCAACTCGACATCAGGGTGAACCGCCTCGTCCACGCACTCAGGGACGCCGGACTCGGGTCGGGCGACACCATCTCGGTGGTGTCCGGCAACCGCAACGAGTGGTTTGAGGTGGCTCTCGCCTGCTCACACGCCGGCGTCGTGTTCGTGCCCGTCAGCTGGCATCTCGTGGCCTCGGAAATGGCCTACATCATCGAGGACTCCGGTTCCAGGGCTGTCCTGGTTGGCCACCGCTTCGCCGACGTGGTTGCCGAAGCCCTTGCCGACCCCAGGTCCTCCGCCGTGGAACTGGCGGTGGCCATCGGCGCCCCGGGCGATACGCGTTTCGCCGACTTCGAGGCGTTCCTCGGCTCCGGGTCGGACGCCGAACCGAAGGACCAAGCCTTCGGTGGACCGATGTTCTACACCTCGGGAACAACCGGGCATCCCAAGGGCGTCCGGAGCAGTCTGTCCTCCCCCGAACCCGGCACGCCGCCCGAAGTGTGGCAACTCGTCGCCTCCGGCTTCACCGATCTCATGACGCTGCCGGGAACCGCCGTCCTCTGCGGGCCCTTCTACCACTCGGCCCAGTGGGCCTTCTCGTTTCTGCCCCTGGTGGGTGGGTCGGCGGTGGTGATGCAGCACCGGTACGACAGCGCTGGCGTTCTGGACCTCATCGACACCCACGGAGGCACCAGCATCCACCTGGTTCCTACCCAGATGAAGCGCCTGCTCGAGTTGGATGAGGAGCGCCGGGCCGCGTTCGACGGTTCGTCGCTCGAGATTGTCCTCCATGGCGCAGCACCCTGCCCGCCCGTGGTGAAGCGGGGCCTGATCGACTGGTGGGGGCCGAAGATCGTCGAGTACTACGGCTCCACCGAAGGCTCGATCATCACGATGATCGACAGCCCCGAATGGCTCGAGCGCGGTGGAAGCGTCGGACGACCAATGCCGAACATGGAAATCCTCGTGGTGGACGACGACGGGGAACCCAGGGCCGCCGGCGAGGAGGGCACCCTGTACTTCCGAAACTCCATGGGCACGGACTTCGAGTACCACAACGCCCCCGAGAAGACGGCCGAGGCCCATCTGGGCCCGGGCGTGTTCACTACCGGCGACGTCGGGTACCTCGATGACGACGGCTACCTGTGGCTCTCCGATCGGAAGATCGACATGATCATCTCGGGCGGTGTCAACGTGTACCCGGCTGAGATCGAGGGCGTGATCGGAGGGCATCCTGACGTGGTCGACGTGGCCGTCATCGGTATTCCCAACGAGGAGTTCGGCGAAGAGGTCAAGGCACTCGTGGTCGCCGCCGGTAGTGCCGACAACGACGACCTGGCCACCAGGCTCATCGTCCTCTGCCGAGAGAGCCTCGCTGGCATCAAGGTGCCCCGGTCCATTGAGTTCAGGGAATCACTGCCCCGTACGGGCACGGGCAAGCTGCAGAAGCGCCTGCTACGCGAACCATTCTGGTCCGGCTACGACCGCCGAATCTGA
- a CDS encoding MFS transporter, whose protein sequence is MNAAPDARPAARSPAGFYGWWIVGLASLVGVLTGPGQSIGVSVFRQHLSDGLHLSDSAIATAYLVGTLLSSTLQPRIGRWVDQVGVRRASTAFGIAFALALAHMSMVRGVVWLAAGFFGIRLLGQGALSLTSTVAVMHWFDRRRGFALGLKMTLTMGGMSIVPILLAVAIDAWGWRIAWLAASAVIALTAVPVSWFGYVNRPADLGQLPDGEPPVHVGQLGSAPPSLTRSTALRSTAFWALAAVTATNSLLGTGLLFHQTNLLGEIGYSNAQAAAMFLPQAIGAVMGGLAFGWLADRAARPILPTVVALLLASTMLLGGTSTTFPAVLLYTVVLGMTMGGGAAVQSSLLPALFGVGHIGSISGTLALISVLTSALGALTFSLGSIVFGGYRSASLWFTVLPLAVALLAFLYRRHFAMETTSG, encoded by the coding sequence GTGAACGCTGCTCCGGACGCCCGACCGGCTGCCCGTTCACCTGCCGGTTTCTACGGCTGGTGGATCGTCGGACTGGCCAGCCTCGTCGGCGTACTCACCGGTCCCGGACAGTCGATCGGGGTCTCGGTGTTTCGCCAGCACCTGTCAGACGGACTGCATCTCTCTGATTCGGCGATCGCTACCGCCTATCTGGTGGGAACCCTGCTGTCCTCGACGCTCCAGCCGAGGATCGGTCGCTGGGTCGACCAGGTCGGGGTACGACGGGCATCCACGGCCTTCGGAATCGCCTTCGCTCTCGCCCTCGCACACATGTCGATGGTCCGGGGCGTCGTATGGCTCGCCGCCGGGTTCTTCGGCATCCGACTCCTCGGCCAGGGAGCCCTCAGCCTCACCTCGACCGTGGCCGTCATGCACTGGTTCGACCGCCGCCGAGGCTTCGCACTCGGCCTCAAGATGACGCTGACCATGGGCGGCATGTCCATCGTGCCGATCCTGCTGGCGGTCGCAATCGACGCATGGGGGTGGCGTATCGCCTGGTTGGCCGCCTCAGCGGTCATCGCCCTGACGGCCGTGCCAGTCAGCTGGTTCGGATACGTGAACCGGCCCGCTGACCTGGGACAACTGCCGGACGGTGAACCGCCGGTCCACGTTGGCCAACTCGGCTCGGCTCCACCGTCGCTCACCCGGTCGACGGCACTCAGGTCGACTGCCTTCTGGGCCCTCGCCGCCGTCACCGCTACGAACTCACTGCTCGGCACCGGCCTGCTCTTCCACCAGACCAACCTGCTGGGCGAGATCGGCTACTCGAATGCGCAGGCCGCCGCCATGTTCCTACCTCAGGCGATTGGCGCCGTCATGGGAGGGCTGGCGTTCGGGTGGTTGGCCGATCGTGCGGCCCGGCCGATACTCCCGACGGTCGTAGCGCTGCTCCTGGCATCGACGATGCTGCTGGGAGGCACGTCCACCACCTTCCCAGCGGTGCTCCTCTACACGGTGGTCCTGGGGATGACGATGGGCGGCGGCGCTGCCGTGCAGAGCTCCCTGCTGCCGGCACTGTTCGGCGTGGGGCACATCGGTTCGATCTCGGGAACCCTCGCTCTGATAAGCGTGCTGACCTCGGCACTGGGCGCCCTGACCTTCTCGCTTGGGAGCATCGTGTTCGGTGGCTACCGGAGTGCCAGCCTGTGGTTCACCGTGCTACCACTTGCGGTCGCCCTGTTGGCCTTCCTGTACCGACGACACTTCGCCATGGAAACGACGAGCGGCTGA
- a CDS encoding NAD(P)(+) transhydrogenase (Re/Si-specific) subunit alpha — translation MRIAVLCERRAGDRRVAVTPEATGALVVDGHSVVVETGAGAAAGMPDDAYLAAGASIAPDPAAAIGEGGVVVSVNGPTDGEALGHLGADHVVVGLFDPVWRPDVAVEVAATGATMLALDLVPRSTRAQAVDVLSSQATVEGFQSVLLAASRLPKMLPLLMTAAGTVPPARVLVLGAGVAGLQAIATARRLGAVVEGFDIREEALEQIRSLGAKSIDPPPAPEGGVPDAVLIHEVLTPHVAEADVVIAAAQIPGRQSPLLVTESMVTGMRPGSVLVDLAVQRGGNCEVSIADAEVDHGGVTVLGPTDLASGSALTASRMFATNVTNLVRMLDRDGESFVDPDDDVLVGMLVATGGEVVHPVVRSVLEQRADGAGSSRSNGEAGA, via the coding sequence ATGAGGATTGCGGTGCTGTGCGAGCGGAGGGCGGGTGACCGGCGGGTCGCCGTGACGCCCGAGGCCACCGGGGCGCTGGTTGTCGACGGGCACTCCGTGGTCGTGGAGACCGGTGCCGGAGCCGCCGCCGGCATGCCCGACGATGCGTACCTGGCGGCTGGTGCCTCCATCGCCCCGGACCCGGCTGCGGCCATCGGCGAGGGTGGTGTGGTGGTGTCGGTCAACGGGCCCACGGACGGCGAGGCGCTCGGCCACCTCGGGGCCGACCACGTCGTCGTCGGGCTGTTCGACCCGGTCTGGCGTCCCGATGTCGCCGTGGAGGTGGCGGCGACGGGAGCGACGATGCTCGCACTCGACCTGGTGCCGCGCAGCACGCGAGCCCAGGCCGTCGACGTGCTGTCGTCGCAGGCGACTGTGGAGGGCTTCCAGTCGGTCCTCCTGGCGGCCAGCCGGCTACCCAAGATGCTGCCCCTTCTCATGACGGCCGCCGGCACGGTCCCGCCAGCCCGGGTTCTGGTGCTGGGTGCCGGTGTGGCGGGACTCCAGGCGATCGCCACCGCCCGACGCCTGGGCGCCGTGGTCGAGGGGTTCGACATCCGGGAGGAGGCCCTGGAACAGATCCGGTCCCTCGGGGCGAAGTCGATAGACCCGCCGCCCGCGCCGGAGGGCGGCGTGCCGGATGCGGTGCTGATCCATGAGGTCCTGACCCCGCACGTGGCCGAGGCCGACGTCGTCATAGCGGCCGCCCAGATCCCCGGCCGCCAGAGCCCGCTGCTGGTCACCGAGTCGATGGTCACCGGGATGCGTCCCGGATCGGTGCTGGTGGACCTGGCCGTCCAGCGGGGCGGGAACTGCGAGGTCAGCATCGCCGACGCCGAGGTCGACCATGGTGGAGTCACCGTCCTGGGCCCGACCGACCTAGCTTCCGGGTCGGCGCTGACGGCGTCGAGGATGTTCGCCACGAACGTCACCAACCTCGTGCGGATGCTGGACCGGGACGGCGAGTCCTTCGTCGACCCGGACGACGACGTGCTGGTCGGCATGCTGGTCGCAACCGGCGGCGAGGTCGTGCACCCGGTGGTCCGGTCGGTGCTGGAACAGCGGGCAGATGGTGCCGGAAGCAGTAGGAGCAACGGGGAGGCCGGAGCATGA